The following are from one region of the Prevotella communis genome:
- a CDS encoding AMP-binding protein, which yields MDLEEFLAEWHSGSPTVLVHTSGSTGKPKPMYVEKRRMEASARITCQFLGLKQGDTALLCMSLDYIAGKMMVVRAQTWGLRLLSVAPSGHPLSAVTEPVDFAAMVPMQVYNTLQVPEERERLMAVRHLIIGGGAIDDALARELAGFPNHVWSTYGMTETLSHIALRRLNGAEASDWYTPFEGVSLSQTDEGCLVIDAPAVHDGPLVTNDIVELSDKGFRILGRKDNVICSGGIKIQTEEVERLLKPHLPAPFMITKRPDRKFGEQVVLLTESTDMDCVREICQQVLPKFWQPRSYAHIDALPMTETGKPARKEAERLAAFAVEV from the coding sequence ATGGATCTCGAAGAATTCTTAGCCGAATGGCACAGCGGGAGCCCAACGGTGCTGGTACATACCAGTGGGTCGACGGGTAAGCCAAAGCCGATGTATGTGGAGAAACGACGTATGGAGGCTTCGGCTCGTATCACGTGTCAGTTCCTGGGACTGAAACAGGGGGATACGGCACTGCTGTGTATGTCGCTCGACTATATCGCCGGTAAGATGATGGTGGTGAGGGCGCAGACCTGGGGGCTGAGACTCCTCTCTGTTGCGCCCAGTGGCCATCCACTGAGTGCGGTGACGGAACCCGTGGATTTTGCGGCGATGGTGCCGATGCAGGTGTATAACACGTTGCAGGTGCCTGAGGAGCGGGAGAGGCTGATGGCCGTGAGACACCTGATTATCGGTGGTGGTGCTATTGATGATGCGCTGGCCAGGGAACTGGCAGGTTTCCCCAACCACGTATGGAGCACGTACGGGATGACGGAGACGCTGTCGCATATTGCACTGAGACGATTGAACGGTGCTGAGGCCAGCGACTGGTACACACCTTTCGAGGGCGTCAGTCTGTCGCAGACGGATGAGGGCTGCCTGGTGATTGATGCGCCTGCCGTGCACGACGGTCCGCTGGTGACCAACGATATCGTGGAGCTGTCGGACAAGGGCTTCCGTATCCTGGGACGCAAGGATAACGTGATATGTTCGGGCGGTATCAAGATACAGACAGAGGAGGTGGAGCGATTGCTGAAGCCACATCTGCCGGCGCCGTTTATGATTACGAAACGGCCTGACAGGAAATTCGGTGAACAAGTGGTATTGCTCACCGAATCAACGGATATGGATTGTGTCAGGGAAATCTGTCAGCAGGTGCTGCCTAAATTCTGGCAACCACGTAGCTACGCGCATATTGACGCCTTGCCGATGACGGAGACGGGAAAGCCGGCACGCAAGGAGGCGGAGCGCCTAGCAGCCTTCGCGGTAGAAGTCTAG
- the aroB gene encoding 3-dehydroquinate synthase, producing MEKQKVIISEQLEQVLATEIAECKADRIFILTDETTHRLCLPVVQDYECIKGAQEITIPAGDTNKTLESVTHVWSELQRMGATRHSLLINLGGGMVTDLGAFAASTFKRGISIINIPTTLLSMVDASVGGKTGFNFGGLKNEIGVFNNANCVILDTAFLKTMDEENILSGYAEMLKHGLISTEEHWAELMNFDIDKPDLRELGLLVAKSVKVKERIVMEDPTEKGIRKALNLGHTVGHAFESLALQRQPVLHGYAVAWGLVCELYLSVAKTGFPVEKMRQMTRFIFEHYGRMPITCDDYPTLLELMTHDKKNTGRDINFTLLGGIGDIRINQTATKEEIEEALDFYREGC from the coding sequence ATGGAGAAGCAGAAAGTCATTATCAGCGAGCAATTGGAACAGGTGCTCGCCACAGAAATAGCAGAATGTAAGGCAGACCGTATATTTATACTCACCGACGAGACCACCCATCGGCTTTGCCTGCCCGTGGTCCAGGATTACGAATGTATCAAGGGAGCCCAGGAAATCACGATTCCTGCCGGCGACACCAACAAGACCCTGGAGTCTGTGACCCATGTATGGAGCGAGCTCCAGCGTATGGGAGCCACCCGCCATTCACTGCTCATCAACCTGGGTGGTGGCATGGTAACCGACCTGGGTGCCTTTGCTGCCTCGACTTTCAAGCGCGGCATTTCCATTATCAATATCCCCACCACCCTGCTCTCCATGGTCGATGCCTCCGTAGGTGGCAAGACAGGCTTCAATTTCGGCGGACTGAAAAATGAGATTGGTGTATTCAATAATGCCAACTGCGTGATATTGGATACGGCATTCCTCAAGACCATGGACGAGGAGAATATCCTTTCCGGCTATGCCGAGATGCTGAAACACGGTCTCATCTCCACGGAGGAGCATTGGGCCGAACTGATGAATTTCGACATCGACAAGCCCGACCTCAGGGAGTTAGGCCTTCTGGTGGCAAAGAGTGTCAAGGTGAAAGAGCGTATCGTGATGGAAGACCCCACGGAAAAGGGCATCCGCAAAGCCCTGAACCTGGGCCATACTGTAGGCCATGCCTTCGAGTCACTGGCACTCCAGCGCCAGCCCGTCCTTCACGGTTATGCCGTAGCATGGGGCCTGGTATGCGAACTGTACCTGAGCGTGGCCAAGACCGGTTTCCCTGTAGAGAAGATGCGCCAGATGACCCGCTTCATCTTCGAGCACTACGGACGCATGCCTATCACCTGCGATGACTACCCCACCCTGTTGGAACTGATGACCCACGACAAGAAGAACACTGGTCGCGACATCAACTTCACGTTGCTGGGCGGCATCGGTGACATCCGCATCAATCAGACAGCCACAAAAGAAGAGATTGAAGAAGCCCTAGACTTCTACCGCGAAGGCTGCTAG